A window of the Verrucomicrobiota bacterium genome harbors these coding sequences:
- a CDS encoding HlyD family efflux transporter periplasmic adaptor subunit — MNSPDPKVRRRPWLPYAGFTLLAVLVTYGLWPKPTPVEIATVNRGPLRSTINEEGKTRIRERFLVSAPVAGNLRRIPLKVGSPIAQAGEVVAVIDPLTPAPLDARSRSLSEARRDSASAQLDRAREAHRFAASELKRSEKLHEARALSIQDLEQAQWREVSASRELTAAESALRLAEAELAEFHAPGKAEGAHVEVRAPARGRVLRMIEESARVVPAGAPLLEIGDPADLEVIVEVLSRDGAMISPGTSVELEQWGGQDSLKAIVRLVEPAAFTKVSALGVEEQRVYVVADLLTPPNQRGNLGDQFRVEARIITWQTNQTVKVAGGALFRQGDQWSAFVLEGHVARLRSVQPGRNSGTEVQILDGLREGEQVILYPGDRIKPGARVAPVKI; from the coding sequence ATGAACTCTCCTGATCCCAAAGTCCGCCGCCGCCCCTGGCTTCCCTACGCCGGTTTCACCCTCCTGGCCGTGCTGGTGACTTATGGGCTCTGGCCGAAACCCACTCCGGTCGAAATTGCGACCGTGAATCGAGGGCCCCTGCGTTCCACCATCAACGAGGAAGGGAAAACCCGTATCCGCGAGCGCTTTTTGGTGTCCGCGCCCGTGGCGGGCAATCTCCGCCGCATTCCCCTGAAAGTGGGCTCGCCCATCGCCCAGGCCGGCGAAGTGGTCGCCGTCATCGATCCCTTGACCCCGGCGCCGCTGGATGCCCGCTCGCGCTCGCTTTCCGAGGCCCGCCGCGATTCGGCCTCGGCTCAGCTTGACCGCGCCCGGGAAGCACACCGCTTTGCCGCGAGCGAGCTGAAGCGTTCCGAAAAGCTTCACGAAGCGCGGGCGTTATCCATTCAGGACTTGGAGCAGGCGCAATGGAGGGAAGTGTCCGCCTCCCGCGAATTGACCGCAGCCGAGAGCGCGCTGCGGCTGGCGGAGGCGGAACTGGCCGAATTCCATGCCCCCGGCAAAGCGGAGGGTGCGCATGTCGAGGTGCGGGCGCCGGCCCGAGGACGGGTTCTCCGCATGATCGAGGAGAGCGCGCGGGTGGTTCCGGCTGGAGCGCCCTTGTTGGAAATCGGCGATCCCGCCGACCTTGAAGTGATTGTGGAAGTGCTTTCGCGAGACGGAGCCATGATCTCGCCTGGAACTTCGGTCGAACTGGAACAGTGGGGCGGCCAGGATTCACTGAAGGCCATCGTGCGGCTGGTGGAGCCGGCCGCGTTTACCAAAGTGTCTGCGCTCGGAGTGGAAGAGCAGCGGGTCTACGTGGTGGCGGATTTGCTGACCCCGCCGAATCAACGCGGCAATTTGGGAGATCAATTCCGTGTGGAAGCACGCATCATCACCTGGCAGACCAATCAAACCGTCAAGGTGGCGGGGGGCGCCCTCTTTCGCCAAGGGGATCAATGGAGCGCCTTTGTGCTTGAGGGACATGTCGCGCGTCTCCGGTCGGTCCAACCCGGCAGGAACAGCGGCACCGAGGTGCAGATTCTCGACGGCCTGCGCGAAGGCGAACAAGTCATCCTTTACCCGGGTGACCGCATCAAACCCGGCGCCCGCGTGGCTCCTGTGAAGATTTGA
- a CDS encoding FtsX-like permease family protein, translated as MIGQLDRKLLRDLARMKGQAVAVCLVMACGLAMLIMARSLIHSLETTRQSYYRAHRFADLFVHLKRAPLEVARRARAIAGVAEVQPGISAQVTLDIDGLVEPASGLVRSLPDEGTPLLNRLFLRSGQWLEPGARGAVLVGEAFALANRLRPGDTMAMILNGRLRRFRVNGIVLSPEFVFESRPGSALPDNRTYGIFWMPYEELANAFDMDQAFNHLALALGPGASEKAVSAELDRLLLPYGGRGAFGRQDHPSDIRVSDEIRVLTTLSIGFPMVFLSVSAFMTNSVLSRLLNLQREQVAILKAFGYSDVQIAWHYLKFAIVFVCGGTLIGAVGGVLLGANLVDMYHRFFRFPALAFQVDAAALGIALGVGVGAAMLGVLGAVRRAAKLPPAEAMRPEPPASFRPSFLERAGLSGHFSNPFRMAVRNLERKPWQAFFTASGLSLATAILIIPNAFRDSVREVLGFQWDIAQRHDVSLGLIEPDSQSTLHDFARLPGVVSVEAFRNAAARIHFGHRSRQVGISGLPSDSMHERAIDAHNKQIPLPPDGLVISVKLAEVLGARRGDLLKVEFLEGQRRVREVPLLGLSDDFAGIKVNMERGSLNRLMGEGDVVTGATFCVDSREKERFLAALKRQPRVAWVAVKESLRANFRETTAASINLIQSIYLTFATVVAFGVVYNNARISLAERGRDLATLRVIGFTQPEVARVLILELGALAFVAVPLGLLLGTGFATGIIQAVNTETVRLPLVLTRFNYTFAVIVVFTASLLSAGVVLRKLKQLNLVGALRAPE; from the coding sequence ATGATCGGGCAACTCGACCGCAAACTGCTTCGCGATTTGGCGCGCATGAAAGGCCAGGCCGTGGCTGTTTGCCTGGTCATGGCCTGCGGACTGGCCATGCTCATCATGGCTCGCAGCCTGATTCATTCACTGGAAACCACCCGCCAGAGTTACTACCGTGCGCATCGGTTTGCGGATCTTTTCGTCCACTTGAAACGGGCTCCCCTGGAGGTGGCCCGCCGGGCGCGAGCCATTGCCGGCGTGGCCGAGGTGCAACCCGGGATCTCGGCCCAAGTGACGCTTGACATCGACGGTCTGGTCGAACCCGCCAGCGGCTTGGTTCGCTCGCTTCCCGACGAGGGAACGCCTCTGCTGAACCGCCTGTTCCTTCGGTCCGGCCAGTGGCTCGAACCCGGCGCGCGCGGCGCCGTGTTGGTGGGGGAGGCATTCGCCCTCGCGAACAGGCTCCGTCCGGGGGACACCATGGCCATGATCCTCAATGGACGCCTGCGCCGTTTTCGCGTGAACGGCATCGTGCTTTCCCCCGAATTCGTCTTCGAGTCCCGTCCCGGCTCGGCGCTTCCCGACAACCGCACCTACGGCATTTTCTGGATGCCCTACGAGGAACTCGCCAATGCCTTCGACATGGACCAGGCCTTCAATCATCTGGCGTTGGCCCTCGGGCCCGGGGCCTCGGAGAAAGCCGTGAGCGCCGAACTCGACCGCCTGCTGCTTCCTTACGGAGGGCGCGGGGCTTTCGGCCGCCAGGATCATCCCTCCGATATCCGGGTGTCGGACGAGATTCGGGTGCTGACGACCCTTTCCATTGGCTTTCCCATGGTGTTCTTGAGTGTCTCCGCGTTCATGACCAACTCGGTGCTCTCCCGGCTGCTGAATTTGCAACGCGAGCAAGTGGCGATTCTCAAAGCTTTCGGTTACTCGGATGTGCAGATCGCCTGGCATTATCTGAAGTTTGCCATCGTGTTCGTTTGTGGCGGCACCCTGATTGGCGCCGTCGGGGGAGTCCTCCTGGGCGCGAACTTGGTCGACATGTACCATCGGTTCTTCCGTTTTCCCGCGCTCGCGTTTCAGGTGGATGCCGCCGCGCTGGGCATCGCGCTCGGTGTCGGTGTGGGCGCCGCCATGCTCGGCGTGCTGGGCGCGGTGCGCCGTGCCGCGAAACTGCCGCCCGCCGAAGCCATGCGTCCGGAGCCCCCCGCGAGCTTCCGGCCGTCCTTCCTGGAACGCGCGGGGTTGTCCGGCCATTTCAGCAATCCGTTTCGGATGGCGGTCCGCAACCTGGAACGCAAGCCCTGGCAAGCCTTCTTCACGGCGTCCGGGCTTTCCCTGGCCACGGCGATTCTGATCATTCCCAACGCGTTTCGCGACAGCGTCCGCGAGGTGCTTGGATTTCAGTGGGACATCGCTCAGCGCCACGATGTCAGTCTGGGCTTGATCGAGCCGGACTCCCAATCGACCTTGCACGATTTTGCCAGGCTGCCGGGCGTCGTCAGCGTGGAGGCTTTCCGCAATGCCGCGGCGCGGATTCACTTTGGACACCGCAGCCGGCAGGTCGGGATCAGCGGATTACCCTCGGACTCGATGCACGAGCGCGCCATTGATGCGCACAACAAACAGATTCCGCTGCCGCCGGACGGTCTTGTGATCTCGGTGAAACTGGCCGAGGTCCTGGGAGCCCGCCGGGGCGATCTCTTAAAGGTGGAGTTCTTGGAGGGCCAGCGCCGGGTGCGTGAAGTGCCTTTGCTTGGGTTGTCGGACGACTTCGCGGGGATCAAAGTCAACATGGAGCGGGGCTCGCTGAACCGGCTGATGGGCGAGGGCGACGTGGTCACCGGCGCGACGTTCTGCGTGGATTCGAGAGAAAAGGAACGCTTTCTCGCGGCCTTGAAGAGGCAGCCGCGGGTGGCTTGGGTGGCCGTCAAGGAATCGCTTCGGGCCAATTTTCGCGAAACCACCGCGGCCAGCATCAACCTGATTCAATCCATTTATCTGACGTTCGCCACGGTCGTTGCTTTTGGGGTCGTTTACAACAACGCTCGCATCTCTCTGGCCGAGCGGGGCCGTGATCTGGCGACCCTGCGCGTCATTGGGTTTACCCAGCCTGAAGTGGCGCGAGTGCTGATCCTGGAACTTGGTGCGCTGGCGTTCGTGGCCGTCCCCCTGGGACTTTTGCTGGGCACCGGCTTCGCCACCGGCATCATTCAAGCCGTGAACACCGAAACCGTGCGGCTTCCGCTCGTGCTCACCCGTTTCAACTACACCTTCGCCGTCATCGTGGTCTTCACCGCCTCCCTCTTGTCCGCGGGAGTGGTGCTCCGGAAACTCAAGCAATTAAACCTGGTGGGCGCCCTCCGCGCTCCGGAATGA